The Streptomyces sp. NBC_01298 genome contains the following window.
ACGGCCTCGGCGACCCGGTCCGCCGGGGCGGCGGCTCCGGTGAGCAGCAGGGTGGGCTCCAGCGGGGCGGTGAACAGGGGCAGCGAGAAGTCCAGGTCCAGGCTCGCGGAGACCACGGCGATGGCGGCGGCGGGCCCCTGACCGGCAGCCTCCCTGCGGGCGGCGAAGGCCTCCCGGGCCCGCGCGGGGCGGTAGCCCTCCTGGCGAACCGTTTCCGCACCGACGACGATCACATCGGCCAGCGCCCGCAGGGTGCCGAAGATCCGCATGTCCGTCTCGCCGGAGATGGGCTGCGAACGCCCGTCGTGCTGGGCCGCGCCGTCCAGGGTGGAGACCATGTTGGCCCGCAGCCAGTGGCCGCGGCCGTCCGGGCCGAGCTCGGGGTACTCGTACGCCTCGGCGAGTTCGTCCAGCGACCATTCTCGGTCGGTCTGGTCCGCTGATGTCTGATCGGTCACAGGGAACAGGCGTCGCATCGGTGCAGTGTGCCACGCCCCGTAGAGTTAAGAGCTGTGTCAACCTCTCTCTCGCCCTCAGCGTCAGCCTCCGGGCGGCCCCCGATAGCCGACGCGGGACCGCAGTCCCTGTGTGCCCGCGAGCCGCGGGTGCCCGCCGAACGGCTCGTGGCCGAGATGGTGCCGCCGCCCCGCTTCGACTCGGTGCGCTTCGACACCTACGACCCGGACCCGGCCCAGCCGAGCCAGTCCGAGGCCGTCACCGTCCTCGCGGACTTCGCCGCGGGCCTGGGCGGGGCGCACGCGAGCGGCTCGGGCAAGAAGCGGTGGTTCTCCAAGAAGCCGGCCGCCCCGACCGGACCGCGCGGGGTCTACCTCGACGGCGGCTACGGCGTCGGCAAGACCCACCTGCTCGCCTCCCTCTGGCACGCCACCCCGGCCGAGCCCGCGCTCAAGGCCTTCGGCACCTTCGTGGAGCTGACCAACCTGGTCGGCGCGCTCGGCTTCCAGCAGACCGTGCAGACCCTCGGCGGCCACCGCCTGCTGTGTATCGACGAGTTCGAGCTCGACGACCCGGGCGACACCGTCCTCGTGTCCTCCCTGCTCAGCCGCCTGGTCGAGCAGGGCGTGGCGCTGGCCGCCACCTCCAACACCCTGCCCGGCAAGCTCGGCGAGGGCCGCTTCGCCGCCGCCGACTTCCTGCGGGAGATCCAGGGCCTGTCCGCGCACTTCCGCCCGCTGCGCATCGACGGCCAGGACTACCGCCACCGGGGCCTGCCCGAGGCTCCCGCGCCGTTCTCCGACGAGCAGGTCACGAAGGCGGCGTACGCCACCGAGGGCGCGAGCCTCGACGATTTCCCCGGGCTGCTGGAGCACTTGGCGCGGGTCCACCCCAGCCGGTACGGGGCCCTGACCGACGGCCTGACGGCCGTCTGCCTCACCGATGTCGGCCCGGTCCCGGACCAGTCGACGGCGCTGCGGCTGGTGGTCCTGGCCGACCGGCTGTACGACCGGGAGGTCCCGGTCCTGGCGGCGGGCGTTCCCTTCGACCGGCTGTTCAGTGACGAGATGCTGAACGGCGGCTACCGCAAGAAGTACTTCCGCGCCATCTCGCGGCTCACCGCACTGGCACGCGACGCGAAGCCCCTGGTGTCCCAGTAGGTTTGGAGACGTCGGCCCGTTCCACGGGTCGGCCGTTTCCACTTCTGCGAAGGGATCCACCATGGCTGGCGCCACCCGCAATGCACATGCCGTCTGGGAAGGCGACCTGTTCGAAGGCAAGGGCGAGGTCACCCTCGACTCCTCCGGCCTCGGCAGCTACCCCGTCTCCTGGCCCGCGCGCACCGACGCGGAGGCGAACGGGCGGACCAGCCCGGAGGAACTCATCGCCGCCGCGCACTCGAGCTGCTTCAACATGGCCTTCTCGAACGGTCTCGCGAAGGCGGGCAACCCGCCGACCAAGCTGACCACCTCGGCCGCCGTCACCTTCGTGCCGGGCAAGGGCATCACCGGGATCCACCTCACCGTCGAGGGCGAGGTGCCGGGCCTGGACAACGACGCGTTCGTCGCCGCGGCCGAGGACGCCAAGCAGAACTGCCCGGTCAGCCAGGCCCTGACGGGTACGACCATCACCCTCAGCGCGAAGCTGGCCTGACATCCGCCCGTCCGGCGCGGTCGTGATCGGCCGCGCCGGGCACCGGCGGCGGGGTACGGCGCGGCGGAGCCCGCTCCGCCGGGCACCCGTGGTACCACGGCTCGGTCCTGTGTCCTGCACCGCCGCCGGGAGTTGCCCATGCCGACCGAGCCGCCGATGTCCCTCAGCCGGCGCAGCCTGATCGCGGCCGCCTCCATCTCCTTCGCCGGATCGCTCGGCGTCCTCTTCGCCGGAGCCGGACCGGGAGCCGGAGCGGGCACGGGCGCGGGCACGGGCTCGCGCGGCAAGAGCCCGGGTACGAGTACGGCCGCCCACGGCTCCGCGCGCGGCTACGGCCCGCTCGTGGCCGACCCCGCCGGACTGCTCGATCTGCCCGCCGGGTTCGCGTACCGCGTCCTCTCGCGCGCCGGCGACCCGCTGCGTTCGGGCGAGGGCACCGTCCCCGGCAACTTCGACGGCATGGCCGCCTTCGACGCCGGGCGGGGCCGCGTCCGGCTGGTGCGCAACCACGAGAACCGCACCACCGCCGCCCTGCGGGTCCCTCCCGTCGAGGGGCTCACCTACGACCCGTACGCCCTCGGCGGCTGCACGCTCCTCGACCTGGACCCGGCCGGCCGGGTCACCGCCGAGCGCGTCGCCCTCGCCGGCACCGCCGTCAACTGCGCGGGCGGCCGTACTCCCTGGAACACCTGGCTGTCCTGCGAGGAGACCGAGGACCGGGCCGGCACCGCCGGCTACACCCGCGACCACGGCTACGTCTTCGAGGTCGACCCCGCCGACCCGCACCGCTCCGGCGCCGTCCCGCTCACCGCGATGGGCCGCTTCGCGCACGAGGCCGTCGCCGTGGACCCGTACCGCGGTGTGGTCTACGAGACGGAGGACGCCTTCACCGAACCCTTCGGGCTCTTCTACCGGTTCCTGCCCGCCCGTCCCCTCGGCGGGCTCGGCTCCCTGCGCGCGGGCGGCGAGCTGGAGGCCCTGCGGGTCCCCGGACTGGCGAACCTCGCGGTGGTGGACGAGCCCGGGGCCGAGTTCCCGGTGGAGTGGGTGCCCGTGCCGGACCCGTCCGCGTCCGGGACCCCGATCCGGCTCCAGGACTTCGGCCCCGGCGGGATCACCCACGCCCAGAAGCTGGAGGGCTGCTACTGGGGCGACGGCGGCGTCCACTTCGTCTCCAGCTACGCCCGCACCCGCGAGGGCTCCCCCGCCGAGCACCACGGCCAGGTGTGGTTCTACAACCCGCTGCGCGCCCGGCTCCGGCTGGACGTGGTCTTCGGCCCGGCCGCCGACGTCCGGCTGCCCGGCGATTCCCCCGACAACATCTGCCTGGCCCCCGACGGCGGACTGATGGTGTGCGAGGACGGCGGCGGCGCGCAGTACGTCTTCGGCGTGACCCCCGGCGGCGAGGTCTACCCGATGGCCCGCAACGCCGCCGACATCGGGAAGCCGGGGGCGCCGGAGTGGGGCGAGTTCGCCGGGGTCACCTTCTCCCCGGACGCCCGGACGATGTACGTGAACGCCTACACGCCCGGCACCACCTTCGCGGTGACGGGTCCATGGCGGTGAGCCGTACTGCCTTACGGCCCGCCCGCACTGCCTTCCGGCCCGCCCGGCCTGGCCTTTCGTCACGTCGCGGTGCACCGCGTTGTGGTGGAGGATCGTATGGAGTCGACGGATCGAGGTAGGTAGCGGTGGCCCAGAAGGACAGCAAGGACGAGAAGGCCGGGAAGCCTGCCAAGGCGGGGAAGTCGGCCGCCGCCAAGGCGGGAAAGTCCGCCAAGGCGGGGAAGTCCGCCAAGGCCGACAAGCCGGAGAAGGCTGCCAAGGCCGAGAAGGTCCGGAAGACCGAGAAGACCGACAAGGCCGCCAAGGTTCCGAAGGCCCGCAAGGCCTTCAAGTCCGCCTCCGAGGAGGCCGCGGAAGCGGTCGCCCCGCCCGCCGAGGGCGAGAAGGCCGCCAAGGCGGAGAAGAAGCCCGGCTCCGGCGGCGAAACGGGCACCGCCGCCACGGCCACCACCGGCGGGAAGCCGAAGTCCAAGCCCCTCTCGCTGCGCGAGCTGCTCCGCATCTCCGCCGAGAACGGCAAGCACTCCAAGGGCGCCGCCCGCAAGTCCGGCGGCCACGGCCACGGGCACGGCCACGGACCGGGGTACGAGTACGGCTACGACACCCCCCTGAGCCCCCTGCTCCGCGTCCCCTCCGGCGAGCGCGTCGATCTCGGAGCCTTCCACCCCGGTGCGACCCCGGCCGGTCCCACCGACAAGGCGGCCGGCCTGGCGGACACCGCCCGGATGGGTGAACGGCTCGCCTCCCTCCAGGAACGGCTCTACGCCGCCAGCACCGCGGGCGACCGCCGCCGCGTCCTGCTCGTGCTCCAGGGCATGGACACCAGCGGCAAGGGCGGCACGGTCAAGCACGTGATCGGCCTGTTCAACCCCTCGGGCTGCCGGATCAAGGCCTTCAAGGCGCCCACGCCGGAGGAGCAGAACCACCCCTTCCTCTGGCGCGTCATGAAGGCGCTCCCCCAGCCGGGCGAGATCGGCATCTTCGACCGTTCGCACTACGAGGACGTCCTGATCGCCCGCGTGCGCGACCTGGTGCCGCGCAGTCAGCTGGGCCGCCGCTACGCGCAGATCAACCGGTTCGAGAAGTCCCTCGCCGACGACGGGGTCACCGTGGTGAAGGTCTTCCTCCACATCGGCTACGAGGAGCAGCGCAAGCGGCTCCTGGAGCGGATCGACAACCCGGACAAGCACTGGAAGTTCAACGCGGGCGACATCGAGGAGCGCTCCGTGTGGCCCGCGTACCAGCAGGCGTACGAGCTGGCCCTGGAGCGCTGCTCCACGGACGCCGCGCCCTGGTACGTCGTCCCCTCGGACCGCAAGTGGTACCGCAACTGGGCGATCAGCAAACTGCTGCTGGAGCATCTGGAGGGCATCGCGCCGCAGTACCCGAAGGGTGACTTCGACGTGGAGGAGTGCCGCACCCGCCTGCTCGCCACATAGTCATATATTTTGCGCATGTGACCATCTCAGTGCGCAGGACGGCTGCCGTCGCGGCCGTAGCAGCTCTCAGTGCCGCCCTCGCCGCGTGCGGGGGCGGCGCCGGTACCTCGGACGTCGGCGGCCGGGCCCGGATGGGAGCCTCCCCGGCCCCTTCCGCTCCGGCCTCCGCCGCTCCTTCCACCGCGGCCTCCGCCGCCCCGCCGGCGAGCCCCCGGAGCAGTCCGTCGGTGTCCCCGCAGGCCGGCGCCCCCGGCAAGGCGCCGACCATGGCCCCTGGTCCGGGCGGTCTGACCCCCGTCTTCGACCGCGCGAAGCAGCACACCGACAAGACGGTGGCGCTGACCTTCGACGCCGACATGACCTCCGACCAGGGGCCGCGCGCGGCGGGCGGGGAGCACTTCGACAATCCGCAGCTGATCTCCACGCTGCGCGGGCTCAAGGTGCCCTCGACGGTCTTCATGACGGGCCGCTGGGCCGAGGAGTACCCGGACCAGGCGAAGTCCATCGGCACGGACCCGAACTTCGAGATCGCGAACCACTCGTACAGCCACCACGCCTTCAAGTCCCCCTGCTACGGCCTCCCCACCCTCGACGAGGCCGCCGCCCGCGCCGACGTGGACCGGGCCTTCGAGGCCTTCCGCAAGGCGGGCGCGGTCAACACCGTCCCGTACTTCCGCTTCCCCGGCGGCTGCTACGACGACCAGGCGCTGCGGGCCATCTCCACCGCCAAGGTCACGGCCGTCCAGTGGGACGTGGTCAGCGGGGACGCCTTCGCGAAGGATCCCGACGCGGTGGCCGAACAGGTCCTGTCCGGGGTGAAGCCCGGCTCGGTGGTGGTCATGCACTGCACGCGCAGCGCCGCCCCGGTCACCGAGGAGGCCATCCGCACGATCGTCCCGGAGCTGCGCAAGCGCGGCTACCGCTTCGTCAAGGTCTCCGACCTCATCGGCAAGTAGCCCGCGGCCCCCTGCTCCGGCTGCGGCTCCCGCTCCGGCCCCCGCTCCGGCCTCAGCCGGAGCAGGCCGTGCGCTGCGCGTCCTGCCACTCGCACACCGGGCACAGCACCACGCCCGGGGTCGCGACCCCGTACTCGGTGGGCTTCCCGCACTCCACGCAGTCGGCGTAGGGCGGCCCGGGCACCCGCCCGGCGGGGGCCGCGGGCGCGGGGCAGTACGAGGAATCGGGCACGTGCCGCTCCGTCTGGTCCATGCGTACGAGCGTACTGCCCGGTCAGTGGGCGGCGGCCGACTCGGTGGCCTCGCTCGGGCGGACGATGACGAAGCCCTCGCCGCTGAGCTTCAGCTGGACGGCCTCGCCGGAGCCGCCGCGGATCATCGAGCCGACGGACTGGGAACGGTGCAGCGCCGTCTCGAGGCGGGCGCTCCAGCCGACCACCGCGTCGGTGTCCACGTACACCGGGGCCTGCGGGGTGACCGGGATGATGATCGGATTCCCGTCGCAGACGACGGCGAGCTTCCCGGTACCGGTGAAGAGGCTGTTGAAGAGGCCGCCGCCGGTCATGCCGGCGCCCTTGAGCATCTTGATCTCGTAGCCGAGAGTCGGGTCGAAGCACAGGACGTTGCGGCCGTTGACGGTCAGGGCGTCGCCGGGCTCGAACTCGATGATGAAGCAGTGGCCCGCCCGGTGCGCGAACCAGGCCTCGCCCTGCCCGCGCACGGACATCAGCGCGAGCCCCTCGCCCGTGACGGCGCGCTTGAGCATGCCGCCTATGCCCTGTCCCTTGCGCTCGAACTGCAGGTTCCCGCGGAAGGCGACCATGGAGCCCTGGCGGGCGAGCATCTCGCCGTTGACGGTGTACTTCACCGACTTGGCGTTCTGCAGGGTCATACCGGGTACGGCGGACGCCTCGACGAGGTTCTCTGACGCGAAAAGATCACTCTTCATGCCGTCGATCCTCGCCCGGCCCGGGCCCCTCGGGCATCAGCCTGGAGGTGGAGGCTGGCAAACTTGGCCGGATGAGCACCGAGGACACGCGCCACGACACGCAGGTACCCGCAGTCGGGTCCGACAGCCCCTTCCGGCAGGAGCGGATCGCCCGCGACGACGCACCGCAGTACGTCCTCCCGCTGGTCGTGCGGATCGAGAAGACGGAGCCGCCGGCCCGGACCGACGCCCTGGAGACGGCCGCCCGCGCGGTGCTCGTGCTGCTCACCGACGAGCGGTCGGGCGGCGAGGGCGAATGGGCGGCGGCGGTCCGGGACTGGCAGGACGCGCGGATCCGCAAGGTGGTGCGCAGGGCGCGCGGGGCGGAGTGGCGCAAGGCCGGAACCCTGCCGGGCCTCACGGTGCACGGCGCGGACTCGGAGGTACGGGTCTTCCCGCCGGTCCCGCTCGACGGCTGGCCCAAGGAACTGGCCAAGCTCCAGGTGTCGGGCACCGACCTGGACGACCCGGAGCCGGTCGCCCCGGCGGAGGCCGGGCTGCCGGTCCTCTGGCTCAACCCGGACCTGGAGATGTCGGCCGGCAAGGCCATGGCCCAGGCCGGACACGCGGCGCAGCTCGCGTGGTGGGAGCTGACCGGCCCGGAGCGGACCGCGTGGCGGGAGTCCGGCTTCCGGCTGGCCGTACGGACGGCCGCGCGCGAGCGGTGGACGGAGCTGTCGGGGAGCGGGCTGCCGGTGGTGCGGGACGCGGGGTTCACGGAGATCGCGCCCGGCTCGTGCACGGTGGTCGCGGACCATCCGGCGCTGCGGGCACGGCTGTAGCGCGGGGCCGCGGGACGGGGCCGCGGCGGCCGTAGCGACGGGCCGCGGGGCCCGTCCGTCCCGGCATGCGGAACGTCGTCCGGGCCGGGAACCTCAAATGTTGCTCTGAACGTCCCCCTGGGCGGGTTGGCCCGGCTCCGTCGGGGCCATGACATCGGCACACGGACCGATGAGAGGGGGCGAGGGGACATGAAGCCCATGGCACACCTGGGGGTGGGCATCGGCTGGCGGCCGGAGATCGCGGGGGCGGTGGAAGGCCTGCCGGGGCTGGACTGGGTCGAGGTCGTGGCGGAGAACATCTGCCCCGGCCACCTGCCGGAGTCCCTGCTGCGGCTGCTCGAACGCGGGGTCCGCGTGGTGCCGCACGGGGTCTCGCTGGGCATCGGCGGCGCCGACCGGCCGGACCCGGCGAAGCTGGCCGCGCTCGGGGAGCGGGCGGTGGCGCTGGGGGCTCCGCTGGTCACCGAGCACATCGCCTTCGTACGGACCTCCTCGGTGGCACCGGGACCGGTGCTCGAAGCCGGGCACCTGCTGCCCGTGGCCCGGACCCGGGACGCGCTGGACGTGCTCTGCGAGAACGTACGGATCGCGCAGGACGCGCTGCCGGTGCCGCTCGCGCTGGAGAACATCGCGGCGCTGGTGTCGTGGCCCGGGGAGGAGCTCACCGAGGCACAGTTCCTGACCGAGCTCGTGGAGCGGACCGGGGTGCGGCTGCTGATCGACGTGGCCAACCTGCACACCAACCGGGTCAACCGGGGGGAGGACCCGGTCGCCGTGCTGGACGGCATCCCGCTGGAGGCGCTGGCGTACGTGCACGTCGCCGGGGGCGTGGAGCGGGGTGGGGTGTGGCACGACACGCACGCGCATCCCGTGCCGGCGGCGGTGCTGGATGTGTTGGCGGAGCTCCGGAATCGGGTGGACCCGCCCGGGGTCCTGCTGGAGCGGGATGACGACTTCCCTGCCGGGGCCGAGCTCGCGAGTGAGCTGACCGCGATCCGCGGGGTGCTGGACGGCGGCCCTGCGGGGGCTGTCCCCTACCCGCCCTTCACCCGTTCCCCGGGCTCCGCCCGGACCCCTGCCGCGTGCGGCGCCGTTCCCGGGGGCCAGCCCCCGGACCCCCGCGCCTCAAACGCCGGCGAGGCTGGATCGGGCTCCGGCCCGGACCGCGTCGCACACGACGGCGGGGCCGGGCTCGATGCCGCGCGGACTCGGGTCGGGATCGGGCAGGCCGCGCTGTTGTCGGCGCTCGTGGCCGGGACTCCCGTGCCCGAGGGGTTCGACCGGCAGCGGGTGCGCGTGCAGGCGCGGGCGCTCGCGGCCAAGCGGGCCGATGTCGTGGCGAAGCTGGCGCCCGAGCTGCCCGGGATCCTGGGCGGGGAGGACCCGTACCGCGAGGCCTTCCTGCGCTATGCCCGGCAGCGGCCCATGACCGGCGGATACCGGCGCGACGCCATGGAGTTCGCCGAGCACCTGCTGGTCCGGGACCTGCCCGCCGACCCCGCCGCGCGGCGCCGGCTCACGCTCTGGTGGCGGGACCGGGCCGGGGCGCGGCCACCGGGACGGGCCGTGCGCTGGGCCCGCGCACTCGTGGGGAGGGCGGCGTGAACTTCTTCGACTTGCTCGCCGTGGCCGTCTGGATCGGTGTCATCGCCTCCTGCGTGCTGCTCCTGCGCGGCCTTCGGCGGTCGCGGCCGGCGGCCCTCGGCCCCGCCCCGCGCCTGCACGACCTGTCCGAGGCCGCCTTCATGGCCGGCGGGCCCGGCGCGGTGGTGGACGCCGCGATCGTCTCGCTGCTCTGCGACGGCCGGATGCTGGCCGGCGGGCCCGGCATCGTCCAGGTCCGGCCCGGGGTGCGGGGCGGCGACCCCGCCCAGCGGGCCGTGCTCCAGGCCTGCCAGGGCGCCCCGTCCGGATGGCTCTACCAGATCCGGTACGCCGCCATGCGGGACCCGGCCGTACAGGAGACCGGCGACGCGCTGTCCGCCCGCGGGCTGATCGCCGCACCCGGAGGCCGCCACCGCTGGCTGCGCCACGGGGTGGTGCAGGCCGTGGTGTGCGGGGTGCTGCTGATGCTCTCGCTGCCGCTGTCCTTCGTCGCCTTCGCGCTGCAGGACGGGCCCGTGAGCTTCCACGTGCCGTTCATCGTGGAGGTGCTGCCCGTACTGCTGGGCGGGATCGTGGTGGGCACCGTCGGGGCCTCCCGCGCCCGGCAGCGCATCACCCCGGCGGGGGCCGAGGCGCTGCGCCTCATGCGCGCCCACTACGGGGCCGACCAGAGCCCGTACGTCCAGACCTCGCTGTTCGGGCTGCGGGGCCTGCGGGACCCGTACCTGCGCGAGCAGTTGGTGCCGGCGGCCCGCGGGACCCGGCTGGCGGCCGCCCAGTCCCGATCGCGTCCGGGCGGCTCGGGGTCCGACTGGGACTCGGGCGCCGCGATGGTCCCCGTCGTCTGGTGCGCGGGTTCCGACGGCGGCGGGTCCGGCGGGGCGGGCTGCGGGTCCTCCGGTGGGAGCGGCTGTTCCTCCGGGTCGGGCTGCGGGTCCAGCGGGTCGAGTTGTTCCGGCGGATCGAGCGGGTCCAGCTGCTCGAGCGGCTCCGGCGGGTCGAGTTGTTCCAGCGGATCGAGTTGCAGCAGTTCGTCCGGTTCCAGCTGCGGCAGCAGTTCCTGACCGCCCATCACGGACCCGTCACGAGCTGCTCACACCTCGGCACAGGGCTGTACCGGGCCGTTCCACGTCTTGTAGAACTCGGACATGTTCTGGGTCCTGTTCCTCCTCCTCGCCTGGGCAGGGCTGCTGTTCGCGTGCACCCGCCTCCTGAAGGCCGCCTCCGAACTGGCGGAGCCCCCGCCGGGCACCGACGCCCGCCACCACCACGACGAGCTGAGCCTGTACGAGGCCGCCTACCTCGCAGGTGGCCCGGAGCGGGTGGCCGAGCTGACGCTGCTGTCGATGCAGCGTCAGCGGCGGCTGCTGCTCGCGCACACCGGCTGGGCGACGGTGGTCGACCCGGTGGGACGCGATCCGCACGAGTGCTCGGTGCTCGGCGCCTTCGGGCCGGACGGGCAGGAGCCGGTGACCTCCGTACGGTCGGCCGTGGCGCGGGACGCGGCCGTACGGGCCCTCGCGGAGCGGCTCGGAGAAGCCGGGCTCGCGTCGCGCGACGAGGCCCGGCAGGACGTCGAGGCAGGGGTCCGGTCGGTCCGGCAGGCCACCGGGCTGGTCCTCGGCATGATGGTCGCCGCACTGTGCGTGCCCGATCCGGGGACCACGACCAAGATGATCCTGTGCTGGTTCGCGCTGCCGCTGATCCTGGCGCTGGGCTGCCTGGCCATAGCCCGCGTCGAGGGGCACGGGCAGTCCGGGTGGGCCTCCCCCGCCGGCCGGCGGCTCCTCGTGGAGCTGGGGCGGGAGCAGGGCGCGCGGGGCTCGCTCACCGCGGTGGCCCTGCGGGGGCTGCGCGCCGTCACGGATCCCGAGCTGCGGGCGGCGCTCACCTACGGCAGGCGGGGGCGGATTCCGCGGCAACGGGGGCATTGAGCGCGACACCGGCCGGTGGTCCTGTACAGGAGGCCGCCCGCCGGATCTCATCGGGAGGTCCGATGAGATGAGAGGCCCGCCATGCGCATGCCCCGGGTGCCCGCCACGGTCGCGCTGGCCGCCCTCGCGCTGGCCGCCTCCCTGCCGCTGACCTCCGGCGCCGAGGCCGCTCCCCCGGGCCCGCCCGGAGTGACGGCGGACGCACCGGCTCCGGGCGCACCGGCCGCGGCCCCGGCCGCGGGCTCATCGCCCGCGGACCCGCCCCCGGGCCCCGCCGGAGCCGCCCGGACGGCCGCCGAGGCCGCCGAGGCCGCCGGGGCCGAGCTCGTGGCCCGTCAGGGTGCCCGCCACCGGCTGGAGTTCGGGCCCTGTCCCGTCGCCGAAGGGCTCGGCCCGGACGTGCGGTGCGGCACGCTCCGGGTTCCGGTCGACTACGCCCGGCCCTTCGGGCCGCGGACCGAGATCCTCGTCAGCCGGGTCGCCGCCTCCGGCGCGGGCGGGGCCCGGCGGCAGGGGGCGCTCGTGTACAACCCCGGCGGCCCGGGCGGGAACGGCCTGTTCTTCCCGCTCGTAGCCGACCTGCCGGAGTGGCGCCGCGTCGGGGCCGCCTACGACCTCGTCGGCTACGCCCCGCGCGGGGTGGGCCGCTCGGGGCGCCCGCTGTCCTGCCAGGACCCGGAGCGGTTCGACCGGGCCCCGGCGGAGGCCGCCGGCGCGCGCCCGGACGCCGCCGCGAAGGAGACCCGGATCGCCGCCGCGCGGTCCTACGCCCGTGGCTGCGCGGAGCGGGCCGGCGCCGCCCTCGGCTCGTACACGACCCTGAAC
Protein-coding sequences here:
- a CDS encoding TIGR04222 domain-containing membrane protein, which translates into the protein MFWVLFLLLAWAGLLFACTRLLKAASELAEPPPGTDARHHHDELSLYEAAYLAGGPERVAELTLLSMQRQRRLLLAHTGWATVVDPVGRDPHECSVLGAFGPDGQEPVTSVRSAVARDAAVRALAERLGEAGLASRDEARQDVEAGVRSVRQATGLVLGMMVAALCVPDPGTTTKMILCWFALPLILALGCLAIARVEGHGQSGWASPAGRRLLVELGREQGARGSLTAVALRGLRAVTDPELRAALTYGRRGRIPRQRGH